The sequence tcgaaatgttcttttatttttgtattttgttgcatcatattgctacgaatattagcaaaactaaggggtgctgcatgcagcgccttgcatgcacatccatagatcaatcattatgtatctacataaacgaatcaatcattatatctacacatatgtaggtacacgcagctgagagcaacgcacaagcacatgcagatatcttatctgaaatgctcctaaaggtatgcaattgtgattgtggaagtgtcgctcacacatacaagcgcatggggtatgagagaagctataaaaattatacatctgtagttgtagctgagaaatttataactagctaagtaaattctagaagcgcctagaagatgtcacgaggaaatcacagagtataaaaacatCAGCGGTacaggcgctatgggcagtttcagttaagcacgctatctgtcgggcaatagtcagtttcatttgagctatcaatcagtttggttattaagcaagctattcgttgcaaaatataagtgttattgtgaagtactttaataaaggccatttttccattattcaatattggagttatttattcaacagtttagcgatactaacgttggcagaagattgcaaatcaggcgaattgcggtaaattcgttacatcattactggagttgaatgttgacataatttatttatatactgtaaagatattaaatatttgttaaaatttgactttaaaaaaaatttgtttaaaaagtgggcgtgttcttcatccgattttgctaatttttatttagcatatatatagtaatagtagtaacgttcctaccaaatttcatcatgatatcttcaaccacttccaaattacagcttgcaaaacttttaaattaccttcttttaaaagtgggcggtgccacgcccattttccaaaactttactaattttctattctgcgtcataaggtcaacccatctaccgagttttatcgctttatccgtctttggtaatgaattatcgcactttttcgatatcgaaaaagtgggcgtggttatagtccgatttcattcattttaaatagcgatctgagatgagtgcccaggaacctacataccaaatttcattaagatacctcaaatttactcaagctatcgtctttacggacagacggacggagggacggacggacatggctagatgaatttcttttttcgccaagatcattttgatatatagaagtctatatctatctcgattagtttatgccgttacgaggtaccattatgcgaacaaagttaatatactctgtgagctctgctcagctgagtataaaaatattagccACTTACCTGTATCAAAGCAACCAGCACGCAAACAAGATAGACCATGTGCAGCCATCACACCAGCTGTGGAAAATCCACACTTCAGATGAACCTCAAATGCTAAGTCCCATTTTTCAGCTTGCACCAATGAATCGCCCAGTTTGCGTAGGCTATGATTGTTTAGCGGACCGGGCGGTATTAGAGATTCACAGCCATTTTGAACTATGGACATAATAATCTCTGAATGCTCGCGAATAGTTTCGATTTCAGGTGGACCACCGCGTACCTTGATACaaagaaattaagaaaaaaaatattttaatttcgtAAATTCTCTGATTTTGAATAACATTGTTAGAATGAAAATATCGAAAGGTATACTTCCAACTGTGGTCGGTTGCAGGGCTGAGTTCATACATAAAACACCAAAACATTCGTaagcttttggaaaatttttttggcATTTCGCCTTTCAACTCTCCAACGACAGAATCTTTTTAAAAAAGCTTCAATTAGAATGCATCCGGGAATCACTATAATGCTTAAATAGCGAATACTAAGCACCCTTGGAATTTTTGGAAAGttttgaaaaacaaattaaattcttTCCAGATGTTATTGAAAGGTGAACGGTTTTAAAGCGTAATTCATGTAATTTCAAGTATAATTTGAAGGTAAATAGGAGTCATATATGAACCTAAGGGAGTCCCAAATAGCTCATTTTCGCCACTTATTGCCCTCCGAAAAGAGTGTTTTATGACGATTTTCAGAGTAATTTATGAATCTTATTCATAACCCGTTTTCGGCGCTTaggtcaggttaggttaggttaggtggtagctgacCTGATAAGGATAGTTCACTTGAACAACACGAacgtccgttgtgataccacatacaacaaaaataacagtaACTTAGATCTATGTAGCTACTTAGgtaatcgttgggtagcaacgataaagctccgaatgataccgatctcaactctggataaatcctcggcagatccaagtgagtcgcgaccgaagtactttcgcctagttacccatgggacagtgccctgtaaaaaccccaatgaccattgataggtgagccttagtgaacccaattatttcagcagacctcctgccatccactttcggccagaaagatcttgctacccggcaagaggtggtgtccgccgaacgtttgctgagctgacacgaggcccagctatggaggaagAATCCACAGGTGgctgcaatcgcaagcgaggtccgACACtgccagaccaccctcgatcgcactgtagttgagctcaaggccttgatagccgcttggctatcagagtagatgttaaattccctaaccgtagtagcactggatagcatttcatccaccgcatccttaatctcagcaacttccgcttggaatacactgcagtgatcagccaacttaaacttgcggcttacacttagctcttgacaaaatacccccaccaacctttccgtccaacttcgacccatccgtgaacaagttaatcggtcccatgccccagataattcctcttccgcactcctctctcggtggaattcCTGGGTGAAgcttgtatagggagcagttatcggcatacaatagtccgttttGTCCGGattaaagtcgaaactggtaagaagactagagtgtccgaagtcagaaagcccacaGCCCATATCAAgaagcctgttgttgttgttgttgttgtagcgataaggttgctccccgaaggctttggggagtgttatcgatgtgatggtcctttgccggatacagatccggtacgctccggtaccacagcaccattaaggtgctggcccgaccatctcgggaacgatttatgtggccacattaaaccttcaggccatcccctccctccccaaccccaagttccataaggagcttagggtcgccagagcctcgtctgttagtgaaacaggattcgccgcggatagctgaggttgacaattgggtttggagaagctatatgttgcgctggcaacctgcagggttgcgctacacagccccttgaatctggtattttagtcgcctcttacgacaggcatacctaccgcgggtatattctgaccccccctaacccgctgggggagaagGGCCTGACTAACGActttgccgcggccgcctttccagcaatatctactggatatatatTCAGCATGACTTTAACCTGAGATGTGGGgttaaattcatacatttttgcAAGTTTTTTAAATAACCTTTGAGCTAAAAAACTAACTTTCCGTTCTGCAAGTggtttaggcaattcacaaggtctcctattcgccgtatgtgctatgctttaatcaagttttatattggaaaccatgaaaAGAACTAAAATCTCTttaattttacatgaatacgacactcttgtgaattaCCCAACTTTTTGTCTCTTTGCTGAACACATAAAAATCAAATTGTTATAATGTCTTTACCTTAGCAGCCAACGCAAGGCAGTTCATCATTTTCGCCACCAGTCCATAGTCCACTTCCGGATTCGGCACGAACAGCTTTTCCAGTTTATGGCAATGATATAGTAAGAGGTCAACACACTTCTGGTGACCCTGATGGAATGTCAAAATGGAGAGACACAGAGCCACACTTGGAGCATGCTCATAACAGAATTCCTCCCGCAACAGCTTGTCATGTGTGATGTTACCACACAATTGCCATTTATATGCATCACTTTCACGAGCACGCGCATCAGCTCCACCCACAACAGCGCTATCACCTCCCTCCGCAGTATCTGAATTTTGGGTACTGCGCTTACGTTGTACCTCTTCCGTCTTACTATAACAATCATTGCAAACACGCACCTCTACATCCGCATACAAATCGGGTATGCGCATGCGATGTAACGAGCATGCAAAACAAACAACGCGACCACAACGACGACAATGATGACGACGAATAAGCATAGTGAAAGCGGCACGATGACAGCACATGCAATGAGTGGCATCATCATCGCTTATCCAATCTTCACGCGCTGGTGCGGTGGATGGCATTTGAAATGCGCCACAAAGTGAATCCAATGACTGTTGCATATCCGTGGTTTGTGAGGCACGCTCTGATGAAGAAGCGCTATCGGAGATATGATAATCCAATGCTTTTGTGCCATATATGCGTAGCAAGAGATCAATGCATTCGTTTGTGATAACATGATTCTTCTGATACAAATTGAAATTAAGCAAAATGAAAGCTGAATGAGAAGTGTGACCGGTGCTGGTATCCGAGCCTAGTTGGAACCTCACTTTTTGTGTCGAGTTCGTGTGGCGCGTATGTATGTCGTAGATGTGACCGCATTTATCGAAACAAAAGGAGCATATTATTTGCGCATCCATTTGTGAGAGTAACTTACGCACTGCGGACAAAACTTTGGTCAGCGTTTCAAATtttgtattcattaaaaactgCTCAATGATCAGTAGAGGATATTTGAATAGTTTCCAAAATGGAGCAAGTTCGTTTGGAGTTAGCTGCTCAAATATGACTAAAGAAATTTTATAATTTCTATAGGTTTGAGAACCGTTTCTATCGCAGCAATGTAATAAATAATTAACGGCATAACTCATTAAATAAACGGAACGAAACTTGTCACTATTTGCATCCAGGAAGTTGGCAACATCTGCCGCTGGAAACAATTCGAGTATCTGTAGTAAGTATTTTTGTAGTTCCTCATCAGCAGCTCTGCCTGCACATTCACTCACATCATCAACATCATGCAACTCAAGCAAAGCGGCAAGTAAATTATCAAGAAACTGTTGTTTTTGTGCGCTAAAGCGTTCGGCTAATTTTACCACGCAACACCACTTATAGCATAATTTATAGAGGCGCAATTGTAATAATTTCTCAAATATTGTAGTCGGCGTTTTCATGCCGAAATCGTAAGCCTGCGGCCATGTCTCAAACAACAGCACCTCAGAAACTTTAGCATAAATTGTAATATCAGCTAAAATCGCTTCAAGTTGGCAACGCAACGTATTGGGGATAAGCAGATAGGCTTGTTTATGCTGCAGCGTTGTTTCGATTAGTTCCTTTGCCAAGCGTGTGGTGGCAATTTTCGTGAAATTCGCTTGAATGAGTTGAGCGCGTATACTTACATCATGTATATGTCCAGCCCAACCAATGTAGCGTGCGTCTTCTTCGATTAATTGTATAATTAGATTATCAGCTTGTACCTGACGATTGTTTTTGGGTCGATAACCCAATTCTAACGCATGTAGCTCCAGCTGTGTCAATTTACTGACCCCACTGTCTTCGTTTACAGTTGGATAGTAGTCGGAGCGTAAGGCTGCCACATATTTGTTACCATCATACAAAGCCGATACACACTCAATCTCTTCTAGTGCAAGTAACCGGTTGAAGAAgtttgtatttaaattatttgTCTGCAGCGGCATACTAGTCACAGTTACGTTGCTGATTATACCTTGCAAAAGGCAAGCCAAAAGAGGATTTTGGTTCGCTACGTAATTGAGTATGCTTTCTGCTTTTTGGGCATTGATTTTACGCCAGACCCCACTGCCCTTACTACCAGCAGCAACGCTGTCACCACTTACACATTTACCAGCGATTTCGGGGCACACATTCAAAGATAACACATGAACCAAATTCAAATTTAATGCCGCCACGTTTGCCTCAATTTCCAATGGTGTCATATTACATTCGAATATCAATTCGCCAATAAcattacatatatttattttcaataacgCGCTTGTATGATATTCGAGATTGCGATCACGCAGCTGTACCAACTGTGCCAACTGTTGTATATAATTAATGAAACGTTGATAATAGTTACATTTTGATTGCAAATCATGAAAGCATCCCACATGAGCTTTCAAATCATCAAAGTGTCCAATTTCGTTTGCAACTTTATGAAAGACAGTTTGAAATGCACGTTCTCTTTGCAGCTCTAATACCAACTTTCGTGGTCTCAGCGCATAGTGATTATCGTAGAGCAGGTGCGAGAGACGCTGTTGTTCTCCTAACTGCTGTAAGCATTCATTGAGATTTTCAAGTAATGTCATTGCGCCAATATCTTTATATAAGGATGATTTAATGCTGACACTGCTGTTAGTGCTGTTGTTGCTCATCTCATTTCGCAGCGAACGTGTCATGCTAGCACCGGTTAATTGTTGTTGCCTTCTTATAACCATTAATACATTTGATGTTATTTCACGATTGAATGGTAAATTCAATACCAAATCTGTGATTATGAATGCATTCAGATATGGAGTATCGAAATTTCGCAAAAATAAATACTGTGGGTTGTTGATGTAACGATGGCACAATTGTTGCTGTTCAATTGTTGGTTGTATGCGTTGCGCAAGCGCAAAGCTATCAATAACGCTGATGATACGTGATATGTCGAACCCCTTGCCGGCCACATTGCGTATTTGTTCAACTGTCGCTTTCGGTTGCTCAGATGCGCTGATGTGTTGGTCTTTTTGGAGGTAATTTTCATAGATTGATGCGAGTTTTTGCTTTGTCTGCTGCTGTTGCTCGACAAATTTGAGCTCACTATTTAGTGCGGTATCCTGTAGGTGGAAAGTCTATGAAAAAACACAGAAATTCGTttagtattttttaatattttaatatatcaaatACAAGAATTTCAAATGACCAAATCAATTGAAATAACAACAAATATTTGTTCTTATTTGTATTCTAAAAAATATCACAACTTGAAATTCCCAACTTAAAGAACATAAATAAGTAGAAATTAGAAAGTAAAGATCAGGGACATTTGCAGTTATATTAGAGACTATTTCAGTTTCGCTTGGTTGCGACTTCAGTTCAGGTTTgcagtattttttttaataatagagACTTTTTCTGGGTATTCTCTGGCTTTTCCAAGTAAGTCTCCATAGCAAAGATATTTGTTTTCGAAACTATAAATTACACAAGGCCGAACCGCGATCCGCTAGACTCCGAGTTGTAAATGGGTTTTGGCAAAATCCAGTCGAATTTAAACATCATTACAAGGAAAacgtttttataataaattctatTGCTCTAGATttgttaaatattgtaacgaattttggataATTttgattattatgcaccttctgtggAAAAATTGTCTTTAATACAACTCTACtttacaattacaatactcgcgtacttcgctaaagcgtgttaaaatcaaaatgattcttattcctcagcttgcgctgcctttatactatatgttgcctcgttcgcatatatcttctaggtctagacttttcacgaacatgccttcggGAACAGTTGTATTTCACACTTGGTTACCTTTCAagaaacgcgagtactccataaataatgtaaggaatactcctatactcccaaaggagtattccaaaactaatctgtattcatacaaaaaatgtgctccaattaacatttcgatgtcctaggagaggagtaggtgatctcactctcgctttgtttgtgagtattcacatacgtgagagtactctccaaagtactttcactgtagtactccatggagcacccacaggggatcatatgccaaagtactaaagaggaattgtgtcggaaagaattatcggagtggatttaatttaaaatgaaagtaaatgatgaggggcaatacaacttttatactctatactacgaatattcttgttATATAGCATTTCCGTGAATaaataaactaatatttctctatatatagtatgtatacataaaatcagtgcgcggttgcattttatcagagttgccatagtaaaattttattatcagttatttgtatgcaatattttacttttggcaactctgttcgatcgtcatctgtcgtgatcacggtcgttaaaaaacgagcaatgatcggctgatggtggtccgc is a genomic window of Eurosta solidaginis isolate ZX-2024a chromosome 4, ASM4086904v1, whole genome shotgun sequence containing:
- the Sptz gene encoding zinc finger FYVE domain-containing protein 26 homolog isoform X2; its protein translation is MNISSMKSLYELEMETLNYYTALGTICDILLPQTDCNLNQHYEYKIQQLNGMLRKILNLDMLCALIEDIFQLIFLRWEHLRNTSNPHLFGLTRSNRPPSGYSTDSSSTPEMVAETPTASARSPQTSCGSDLRLGFICSGQALQLIFSFLKNFITKKIHSEDYKHSSKRVQHRFQRIVDVITEALWKYSVLEKVDASLNLANVQQKHGLDTEELIQLVHVHADAVEKSSSDDDSRDRNNHASLSRRKAARKKRRATIVGATGLTGHNAVRTSDNNSNTNKTNVMVSSVTAVEDEEQGDVVDELKSRQEFKRLTARSIIPQMLGSPENLAIMALSLKNFNDAKFIIETFHLQDTALNSELKFVEQQQQTKQKLASIYENYLQKDQHISASEQPKATVEQIRNVAGKGFDISRIISVIDSFALAQRIQPTIEQQQLCHRYINNPQYLFLRNFDTPYLNAFIITDLVLNLPFNREITSNVLMVIRRQQQLTGASMTRSLRNEMSNNSTNSSVSIKSSLYKDIGAMTLLENLNECLQQLGEQQRLSHLLYDNHYALRPRKLVLELQRERAFQTVFHKVANEIGHFDDLKAHVGCFHDLQSKCNYYQRFINYIQQLAQLVQLRDRNLEYHTSALLKINICNVIGELIFECNMTPLEIEANVAALNLNLVHVLSLNVCPEIAGKCVSGDSVAAGSKGSGVWRKINAQKAESILNYVANQNPLLACLLQGIISNVTVTSMPLQTNNLNTNFFNRLLALEEIECVSALYDGNKYVAALRSDYYPTVNEDSGVSKLTQLELHALELGYRPKNNRQVQADNLIIQLIEEDARYIGWAGHIHDVSIRAQLIQANFTKIATTRLAKELIETTLQHKQAYLLIPNTLRCQLEAILADITIYAKVSEVLLFETWPQAYDFGMKTPTTIFEKLLQLRLYKLCYKWCCVVKLAERFSAQKQQFLDNLLAALLELHDVDDVSECAGRAADEELQKYLLQILELFPAADVANFLDANSDKFRSVYLMSYAVNYLLHCCDRNGSQTYRNYKISLVIFEQLTPNELAPFWKLFKYPLLIIEQFLMNTKFETLTKVLSAVRKLLSQMDAQIICSFCFDKCGHIYDIHTRHTNSTQKVRFQLGSDTSTGHTSHSAFILLNFNLYQKNHVITNECIDLLLRIYGTKALDYHISDSASSSERASQTTDMQQSLDSLCGAFQMPSTAPAREDWISDDDATHCMCCHRAAFTMLIRRHHCRRCGRVVCFACSLHRMRIPDLYADVEVRVCNDCYSKTEEVQRKRSTQNSDTAEGGDSAVVGGADARARESDAYKWQLCGNITHDKLLREEFCYEHAPSVALCLSILTFHQGHQKCVDLLLYHCHKLEKLFVPNPEVDYGLVAKMMNCLALAAKVRGGPPEIETIREHSEIIMSIVQNGCESLIPPGPLNNHSLRKLGDSLVQAEKWDLAFEVHLKCGFSTAGVMAAHGLSCLRAGCFDTAREKFSYCMTKLSSEFMNDKITNFIMSTTYDMDNNDNSLEGYQEQDIRATKRPQRGPPLLQEIIKTIENTQCLKPQPETLKRASLIRSSNTSLASLISRRKDSCPIRLHEPALGILTTLANLKNITKGQYTDLHSNVVGLHTNLDNKTGQYLQHTRAFEECLYYVLTYGSHIDVLQYLIRHHEHIAALKYFLQQNLEFELFIHNIFLVSLRYGEVPDLIGNMQKLDASLTIWRSTLLQTCHYLETQNLLNSLYQLQLLLQDPIRASMTCVRFYSMNCDSFQQLHASALHLHNAHKHLQSQLELTQWEKVNLAQMFRSRSDSISSRRSSMASGANTPSSNSNFLMHMDARALNSHINTIAMQLEVAKFLAYCEKEMARTTDEPNTLKALKQVRNDSSGKLKLPTLFDGVQDRIQICILILICGKNIDEGYGLVYRIIHHYKLQEVKVFAATAKFLASNQRIGDVEKLIDCITSNNGVQTRDIDETLSVAINSACNSNEPEVKTILNNLTKKIHSVELRISSHIFIGQLKSAYLLANKYERIGDIRRIMRQAELTSQVHIKKLCERKLNFNAAAREG